The Sediminispirochaeta bajacaliforniensis DSM 16054 genome has a segment encoding these proteins:
- a CDS encoding sensor domain-containing diguanylate cyclase produces MTEAQNQPKSNEELEKELFDIRQLLEISKSLSSQLDLSSLLDSILYICMGQMRVTQAALFARNDLDSKSLRLTRNQEGFLLEHNRDYQISIDDPLSFQFLHEPRCYTLEESRNLCPSAPALQIIGLLSPTLLIPLIARGHLIGIILLGERIEGGLYTPKEERYLLDISRLASSALYNAILFEMSTTDMMTHLRFRHYFTTVVSDKLMEKGDFYSFSIIMLDIDHFKKVNDTYGHTAGDEVIKSVSRIIRDNLRQQDMGVRYGGEEFLVFLEEIPETTAYDIAERLRKKVGTCHEELMACTEQVTISAGVAHYRPSVDKNIEACIHRADVALYYSKRNGRNRTTCASEIEQLEQ; encoded by the coding sequence ATGACCGAAGCACAGAATCAGCCGAAAAGCAATGAAGAACTAGAAAAAGAACTCTTTGATATCCGACAGCTTTTGGAAATTAGTAAAAGCCTCAGCAGCCAGCTGGATCTCTCAAGCCTTCTTGACTCGATTCTTTATATCTGCATGGGCCAAATGAGGGTCACACAGGCCGCTCTTTTCGCAAGAAACGATCTTGACTCGAAAAGTTTACGATTGACCAGAAATCAGGAAGGTTTCCTCCTCGAGCATAACAGGGATTATCAGATTAGCATCGATGATCCTCTTAGCTTTCAATTTCTTCACGAACCGCGCTGCTATACCCTGGAAGAGAGCAGGAATCTCTGCCCTTCGGCACCAGCTTTACAGATAATCGGCCTTCTCTCTCCAACTCTTTTGATCCCCCTTATCGCAAGAGGCCACCTTATCGGTATCATTTTGCTTGGAGAACGCATTGAGGGAGGGCTTTATACCCCAAAAGAGGAGCGTTACCTCCTGGACATTTCGAGATTAGCCTCTTCCGCCCTTTACAATGCCATCCTTTTTGAAATGTCTACCACCGATATGATGACCCACCTTAGGTTCAGGCATTACTTCACCACAGTCGTCTCCGATAAACTCATGGAAAAGGGTGATTTCTATTCATTCTCCATCATAATGTTGGATATCGATCATTTTAAGAAGGTTAACGACACCTACGGCCATACGGCAGGAGACGAGGTAATCAAAAGTGTGAGCAGAATCATACGAGACAATCTCCGCCAGCAGGATATGGGGGTACGTTACGGGGGCGAAGAGTTTCTTGTTTTTCTGGAAGAGATTCCCGAAACGACAGCCTACGACATCGCCGAAAGGCTGAGAAAAAAAGTGGGGACCTGCCACGAGGAGCTTATGGCATGTACCGAGCAGGTAACAATCTCTGCAGGGGTGGCCCACTATCGTCCATCCGTGGATAAAAACATCGAAGCCTGCATCCATAGAGCGGATGTTGCTCTCTATTACTCAAAACGGAACGGAAGAAATCGAACAACCTGTGCCAGCGAGATTGAACAACTTGAGCAATAG
- a CDS encoding FadR/GntR family transcriptional regulator — translation MGDCIPRKAKSLKEQCIDYLEERIISGDFPSGHRLPSERALADMLRVSRPVVHESVVELSNRGLITILPRRGCIVNDFRTTGSSELLSSLFRYAGGSLRPDILSGMAEMRLLFETEMARLAALRRSSEGIVRLKAALRQEVKAAESLDWRGKVIAEADYAFHHAIALAGENIVYQMLMNSFRTLFLNVLSRFYGKRFDLRPILDKHRALLANIVEGKGEDAAWEMKGLLTMNKAV, via the coding sequence ATGGGCGATTGTATCCCTCGTAAAGCAAAAAGCCTAAAAGAGCAGTGCATCGATTACCTTGAAGAACGTATCATCTCAGGCGACTTCCCAAGCGGCCATCGCCTTCCCTCCGAGCGGGCGCTCGCCGATATGCTCCGGGTCAGCAGGCCCGTCGTTCATGAAAGTGTGGTGGAGCTTTCCAACCGGGGATTGATCACGATTCTTCCGAGACGGGGCTGCATCGTGAATGATTTTCGAACCACTGGATCCTCAGAGCTCCTCTCTTCCCTTTTTCGGTACGCAGGCGGTTCTCTGCGGCCCGATATCCTCAGCGGCATGGCAGAGATGCGTCTTCTTTTTGAAACCGAGATGGCTCGTCTCGCGGCCCTGCGACGAAGTAGCGAAGGCATAGTCAGACTTAAGGCCGCTCTCAGGCAGGAAGTCAAGGCCGCCGAATCGCTTGATTGGAGGGGGAAAGTCATTGCTGAAGCAGATTATGCTTTTCATCACGCCATAGCCCTGGCCGGGGAAAATATCGTGTATCAAATGCTGATGAACAGTTTCAGAACCCTTTTCCTCAATGTTCTTTCCCGCTTTTATGGCAAGCGTTTTGATCTTCGTCCGATCCTCGACAAACATCGGGCTTTGTTGGCGAACATTGTCGAAGGGAAAGGGGAAGATGCAGCCTGGGAAATGAAGGGGTTATTGACGATGAACAAGGCAGTGTAG
- a CDS encoding iron-containing alcohol dehydrogenase translates to MKDFWNPTKLNAGLKALDTLAGELASRSSFRPLFLLSPELGASFRRLLRRGTELRELLLVYVPEAVGDTDLVRLKDMLLEQECDGLVAVGGFPALSAARRVALQGTDALPVVALPCGSYRGSGVGHMSEEAVADVDVAILDPRLFRYGCGNNLSAEQNRLTDTSSGSLHGQVWAHVGNDLWVGSLSARSSVMKRYLQALSLVVRELSSCPIAANGAPSSILPAKRVPAYFEFTGRGRVVSGQGALSRLPELLVDAGGARPMLLSDPGVAAAGLTTRVEKLLSGAGIPPAVVDTAIPSDSDIETVRRLASLYRERHCDALVAVGGGSVIDTAKGVNILAGYGGESLSDFAGAGKINRRLPPLVVLPSTSGTGSEATLVAVIADHAEGKKLLYTSPFLQPDIALLDPEMTLSLPPFLTAATGMDALTHAVEAWFCLGHNPVSDRHALTAISLVGEHLLHVVANPDDVSGRTALAQASNLAGLAFSNSMVGMIHTLGHSVGAACGVHHGMAMAILLPLGIEYNLSRIGGDLGPVLEALTGTSSSPAGPALIAEVRRMNEELHRITEGLHPRSFSEVRDRKGNPLVREEDLPRIAMLSQGDGSVLYNPEELDYDDALRVLKAAYEGVSLHAS, encoded by the coding sequence GTGAAGGATTTTTGGAACCCGACAAAACTCAATGCAGGCCTAAAAGCTCTGGACACTCTTGCTGGAGAGCTGGCCTCCAGAAGCTCTTTTCGTCCCCTGTTCCTGCTTTCTCCCGAGCTTGGGGCCTCTTTCCGACGTCTTCTTCGCAGAGGAACGGAGCTCCGTGAGCTTTTGCTGGTATACGTGCCTGAAGCGGTTGGGGATACTGATCTGGTACGATTGAAGGATATGCTCTTGGAGCAGGAGTGCGATGGGTTAGTTGCCGTCGGTGGTTTTCCTGCACTCTCGGCCGCACGCCGTGTTGCCCTTCAGGGGACGGATGCGCTTCCCGTTGTTGCGCTTCCTTGCGGGAGCTATCGCGGAAGTGGTGTCGGACATATGAGTGAGGAAGCCGTCGCCGATGTCGATGTGGCGATCCTTGATCCCCGTCTGTTTCGGTATGGGTGCGGAAATAATTTATCTGCAGAACAGAACCGATTGACCGATACCTCTTCCGGTTCCTTGCATGGCCAGGTGTGGGCACACGTCGGAAACGATCTCTGGGTCGGTTCTTTGTCGGCCCGTTCCTCCGTTATGAAGCGCTACCTGCAGGCTCTCTCCCTTGTCGTCCGGGAACTCTCCTCTTGTCCTATTGCCGCAAACGGCGCCCCTTCTTCTATCCTCCCGGCCAAGCGGGTTCCTGCATACTTCGAATTTACCGGCCGGGGCAGGGTTGTTTCGGGGCAAGGGGCTCTCTCCCGACTGCCTGAGCTTCTTGTGGACGCAGGAGGGGCCCGGCCCATGCTGCTTTCGGATCCGGGCGTGGCAGCCGCCGGTTTGACTACACGGGTGGAGAAGCTTCTTTCCGGAGCAGGCATCCCTCCTGCTGTTGTCGATACCGCCATTCCGAGCGACTCCGACATAGAGACGGTACGCAGGCTTGCCAGCCTCTACCGTGAACGTCATTGTGACGCCCTCGTTGCGGTTGGCGGTGGCTCTGTTATTGATACGGCAAAGGGGGTGAATATCCTTGCCGGCTATGGTGGGGAAAGTCTCTCCGATTTTGCCGGAGCGGGTAAGATAAACCGCCGCCTGCCCCCCCTTGTTGTCCTGCCTAGTACCAGTGGGACCGGGAGTGAGGCAACCCTGGTTGCGGTCATTGCCGATCATGCCGAAGGGAAAAAGTTACTTTATACCAGCCCGTTCCTCCAGCCCGATATCGCCCTGCTTGATCCTGAGATGACCTTATCCTTACCGCCTTTTCTTACCGCTGCTACGGGGATGGATGCGTTGACCCACGCCGTGGAGGCATGGTTTTGTCTGGGGCACAATCCTGTCAGCGATCGCCATGCCCTGACGGCGATCTCGCTTGTAGGAGAACATCTTTTACATGTGGTTGCCAATCCCGACGATGTTTCCGGCAGAACGGCATTGGCGCAGGCCAGTAACCTGGCGGGGCTTGCCTTTTCCAATTCCATGGTCGGTATGATCCACACTCTGGGGCATTCGGTAGGGGCTGCATGCGGAGTACATCACGGAATGGCTATGGCCATACTCCTGCCCCTGGGAATCGAGTACAACCTCTCTCGTATCGGAGGTGATTTGGGTCCTGTCCTGGAAGCCCTGACCGGAACCTCTTCATCGCCGGCCGGGCCTGCCCTTATTGCCGAGGTCCGTCGCATGAACGAAGAGCTTCATCGCATAACGGAAGGCCTCCATCCCCGTTCCTTTTCCGAAGTCCGGGACAGGAAGGGCAATCCTTTGGTAAGGGAGGAGGATCTTCCCCGCATAGCAATGCTCTCGCAGGGGGATGGATCTGTGCTCTATAATCCTGAGGAACTTGATTACGATGACGCCCTTCGCGTTCTCAAGGCTGCCTATGAGGGCGTTTCGTTGCACGCTTCATAA
- a CDS encoding amino acid ABC transporter ATP-binding protein has protein sequence MTRLKEPLIRVEAIDKWYGELHVLKGLSLDVAEGEVVVIIGASGSGKSTLLRCMNFLEIAQQGKIYLDGEHIKPINKLLNRVRQDMGMVFQHFNLFPHMSVLQNVIEGPVHVKGMPKKEARELGLHLLEKVGLEDKPETYPAMLSGGQKQRVAIARALAMQPKVMLFDEPTSALDPELVGEVLGVMEELGKEGMTMVVVTHEMWFAKEAAHRVVFMDEGTILEEGTPEKIFSNPVEERTQAFLRQILPPDA, from the coding sequence GTGACCAGACTTAAAGAACCGCTCATCCGTGTCGAAGCGATAGACAAATGGTACGGAGAGCTGCATGTGTTGAAGGGCCTCAGCCTCGATGTGGCTGAAGGTGAGGTTGTCGTCATCATCGGGGCCAGCGGCTCCGGAAAAAGCACGCTGCTCCGCTGCATGAATTTTCTTGAGATTGCACAGCAAGGAAAAATTTACCTCGACGGAGAGCATATAAAGCCAATAAACAAGTTGCTCAACAGGGTGCGGCAGGATATGGGAATGGTGTTCCAGCATTTCAACCTCTTTCCCCATATGTCGGTCTTGCAAAACGTGATTGAGGGACCGGTCCATGTAAAAGGCATGCCAAAAAAAGAAGCCCGGGAACTGGGACTGCATCTTTTGGAAAAGGTCGGTCTTGAAGACAAGCCGGAGACCTACCCTGCCATGCTCTCCGGGGGACAGAAACAGCGGGTGGCAATTGCCAGGGCCTTGGCCATGCAGCCTAAGGTGATGTTATTCGATGAACCGACCAGCGCCCTTGATCCTGAACTCGTCGGCGAGGTACTCGGCGTTATGGAAGAGTTAGGGAAGGAAGGAATGACCATGGTAGTCGTCACTCACGAGATGTGGTTTGCAAAAGAGGCGGCCCATCGGGTCGTGTTTATGGATGAAGGAACCATCCTCGAAGAGGGTACTCCGGAAAAAATCTTTTCAAACCCCGTCGAAGAGAGAACCCAGGCCTTCCTCAGACAAATCCTGCCGCCGGATGCATAG
- a CDS encoding GntP family permease translates to MTDANVLRVVIGLVVAIGLILYLVTRTKVHVFPSMIIGALIAGLVAGLPPADVLSAIQSGFGGTLGSIGIIIGFGVMMGAIFEISGAAKRMAVTFIKLLGKGKEDVAMMITGFIVSIPVFCDSAFVVLSPLAKSLARNTGRSLITISCALGTALLVTHSLIPPTPGPLAITNYFKLDIGVFMLYSLIAAIPISIAGLFYAKWIGKKLFKLPSPEDSAVLIDRPYTEAEMAEETAVSESDLPGTFVSFAPILIPIVLILLNTVGKMVGFSDGMLTVVGTIGHPVVAVGIGVLIAIYGLAGKMERKKVVDVLDDSIKQAGIIVFVTGAGGALGAVLKASGAGNQIAQALVAAHIPGIVLPYLMAFLLRIVTGSATVGMLTAGSISAPILLSMANVNPYIAGLACCIGSIGITNLHDSYFWVVNRTTGLTDVKEMLWNWFGAVLSLSAMGAVVLFVMNAIV, encoded by the coding sequence ATGACAGATGCAAACGTGTTACGGGTGGTAATTGGTCTTGTTGTCGCCATCGGACTCATTCTTTACCTCGTAACAAGAACGAAAGTTCATGTCTTTCCGTCGATGATTATAGGTGCCCTCATTGCGGGCCTTGTTGCCGGACTGCCGCCTGCCGATGTACTTTCTGCGATCCAGAGCGGTTTCGGGGGGACCCTGGGGAGTATCGGTATTATCATCGGCTTCGGCGTGATGATGGGAGCCATTTTCGAAATCAGCGGCGCGGCCAAACGTATGGCGGTAACCTTTATTAAGCTTTTGGGAAAAGGAAAAGAAGATGTGGCAATGATGATTACGGGTTTTATTGTTTCTATTCCCGTATTTTGTGATTCCGCCTTTGTGGTTCTTTCTCCTTTGGCAAAATCACTCGCGAGGAATACCGGGCGCAGCCTTATCACCATCAGCTGTGCCCTTGGGACGGCTTTGCTCGTTACCCATTCGTTGATTCCTCCTACACCTGGCCCCCTGGCCATAACGAACTACTTCAAACTGGATATCGGGGTCTTTATGCTCTACAGCCTCATCGCGGCGATCCCCATTTCGATAGCCGGCTTGTTCTATGCCAAGTGGATCGGCAAAAAACTATTCAAGCTTCCCAGCCCCGAGGATTCTGCAGTATTGATCGACCGGCCCTATACCGAGGCTGAAATGGCCGAAGAGACCGCTGTTTCCGAATCTGACCTGCCTGGTACCTTTGTCTCGTTTGCCCCGATTCTTATTCCGATCGTCCTCATCCTGTTGAATACGGTAGGAAAGATGGTCGGCTTTAGCGATGGCATGCTGACGGTCGTCGGCACCATAGGCCATCCTGTTGTGGCCGTTGGTATTGGTGTCCTCATTGCAATCTACGGCCTTGCAGGCAAAATGGAACGAAAAAAGGTTGTCGATGTCCTTGATGATTCCATCAAACAGGCCGGTATTATTGTGTTTGTTACCGGAGCTGGTGGGGCCCTCGGTGCAGTTTTGAAGGCAAGCGGTGCCGGAAACCAAATCGCACAGGCCCTTGTCGCCGCCCACATCCCCGGCATCGTACTTCCGTATCTTATGGCGTTTCTCCTAAGAATAGTGACAGGATCCGCTACCGTGGGGATGCTTACCGCAGGTTCCATTTCTGCGCCTATTCTTCTTAGCATGGCCAATGTGAATCCCTATATTGCAGGACTTGCCTGCTGTATCGGATCCATCGGTATCACAAACCTTCACGACAGCTACTTTTGGGTGGTTAACCGAACAACCGGACTTACCGACGTAAAGGAGATGTTGTGGAACTGGTTTGGCGCGGTTCTTTCGCTTTCCGCAATGGGGGCGGTTGTGCTGTTTGTCATGAACGCAATCGTCTGA
- a CDS encoding YbgA family protein, with protein sequence MKKTFPRPKLFVSRCLGFDACRYNGLKIIDRSVELLKSHADIVTACPELAIGLGVPRKPIRVVEEEGRRMLYQPATENDYAAAMETWLGDYLDALGPVDGFILKAKSPSCGPWGVKLFTNRYQPGTSKIGTGFFGGEVVHRFIGCPIEEEGRLRNFTIREHFLTFLFTLASFRESVLRPGAGAKDLVRFHTTNKLLFLAYNQRIMREMGKLVARAGSESFDRLTEEYRVSLGRLFSKPPKPNAMINAFEHAFGGLSDKLSPSERSFFIDTLEEYRDERIPVSTIVHLLVGWALRFGNDYLLEQSLIAPFPSDLVEITDSGKGRNR encoded by the coding sequence ATGAAGAAAACCTTTCCGCGGCCGAAGTTGTTTGTTTCCCGGTGCCTTGGTTTTGATGCCTGTCGTTACAACGGTTTGAAGATTATCGACAGGAGCGTCGAATTATTGAAATCCCACGCCGATATCGTGACGGCTTGTCCCGAACTTGCCATCGGGCTGGGAGTCCCTCGTAAACCGATTCGAGTTGTCGAGGAGGAGGGCCGACGGATGCTCTATCAGCCTGCAACGGAAAATGACTATGCCGCCGCTATGGAGACATGGCTTGGCGACTATCTCGATGCTCTGGGCCCTGTGGATGGTTTTATCCTTAAGGCGAAGAGCCCTTCCTGCGGCCCCTGGGGTGTCAAACTCTTTACGAACAGATATCAGCCTGGAACTTCGAAGATCGGCACCGGTTTTTTCGGTGGCGAGGTTGTCCATCGTTTTATCGGCTGTCCCATAGAAGAGGAAGGGCGACTGAGGAACTTCACTATTCGTGAACACTTTTTGACATTTCTCTTTACCCTTGCATCCTTTCGGGAATCTGTGCTTCGTCCTGGAGCCGGAGCGAAAGATCTTGTGCGTTTTCATACAACAAATAAATTGCTTTTTCTTGCATATAATCAGCGCATCATGCGGGAGATGGGAAAACTCGTGGCACGGGCGGGATCGGAAAGCTTTGACCGCTTGACCGAAGAATACCGAGTTTCCCTTGGTCGGCTCTTTTCCAAGCCTCCGAAACCGAATGCCATGATCAATGCCTTTGAACACGCGTTCGGCGGTCTTTCCGACAAACTTTCTCCGTCCGAGCGGTCATTTTTCATCGACACACTGGAAGAGTATCGTGACGAACGAATACCGGTAAGTACGATCGTCCATCTTCTTGTTGGATGGGCCCTCCGATTCGGCAACGATTATTTGTTGGAACAAAGCCTCATAGCGCCTTTTCCCTCAGATCTTGTAGAGATAACAGATAGTGGAAAAGGGAGGAACCGATAA
- a CDS encoding HAMP domain-containing methyl-accepting chemotaxis protein — MKLSIATKIGGSFAIIILLALIVGGVGIFSLERYRSSVEAATNAHMINEMILEVRKTEKNYLLRKNSSDIDLLKKQMQGITSLAEETTAILADKENKALMREVGTGGEAYIKAFDEMTASIGRENQAVGVWVDVGSIFTDTTGKIQKSTIAPSVAEAMQSRDFDTLMKWQRIETYLANSVISKFWQVRYHALAYAYTDKSDEKWEQFNRVIDEFEANLTRWEEISTGEEQIGSAVTVIRKALADYREASQNFRNESLTQRKLEQSLVEAARSGQDLIQKALDNLEADRTNARLQARSLILTFLIIVLLFGVILAILITRSITTAMAQGVAFAKEIAKGNLSARLSYNSKDEIGALANAMREMVAKLRDIVQDVNSASVGVRTGSEEISSAAQQLSQGATEQASAAEQVSSSMEEMSSSIKQNADNSTQTEQIAKKVAEDAETGGKAVFETVAAMRQISEKIQVINEISRQTNLLALNAAIEAARAGEQGKGFAVVAAEVRKLAERSQSAASEIITLTKSSVSVAEDAGKLLEQIVPEIRKTADLVQEISAASGEQDSGASQINQAIIQLDQVIQQNASFSEELASMSEELAGQAVNLSDTISFFSLTENRSETRIEQKKALPSPPKSIPAPKKIKKPATTKREQTGIVPAKPQPSQAKEKAKDKQETKPVKGIPMSAILGDKPVPGGPDKLDDDFEEF, encoded by the coding sequence ATGAAACTTAGCATAGCAACCAAGATCGGCGGTAGTTTTGCCATAATAATTTTATTAGCGCTCATTGTGGGGGGAGTCGGGATTTTCTCACTCGAACGCTACCGTAGTAGCGTGGAAGCGGCTACGAATGCGCATATGATCAATGAAATGATTCTCGAAGTACGCAAAACGGAAAAGAATTACCTCCTAAGAAAAAACAGTTCGGATATTGATCTGCTGAAAAAACAGATGCAGGGAATTACCTCTCTCGCCGAGGAAACCACTGCCATACTGGCGGATAAAGAAAACAAAGCACTCATGCGTGAAGTTGGCACCGGCGGGGAGGCTTATATAAAGGCGTTTGATGAGATGACTGCCAGTATCGGCAGGGAAAACCAGGCAGTAGGTGTGTGGGTCGATGTGGGTAGTATTTTCACCGATACCACCGGCAAGATACAGAAGTCGACTATAGCTCCGAGTGTCGCCGAAGCCATGCAATCCAGAGACTTCGACACTCTCATGAAATGGCAACGCATTGAAACCTATCTCGCCAATTCCGTTATTTCAAAGTTCTGGCAGGTACGCTATCACGCCCTGGCTTACGCATACACAGACAAGAGCGACGAAAAGTGGGAACAATTCAATAGGGTCATCGATGAATTCGAGGCAAATCTTACCAGATGGGAAGAGATCAGCACGGGCGAAGAGCAGATAGGCTCGGCCGTTACGGTTATCAGAAAGGCTTTAGCCGATTACCGGGAGGCCTCCCAGAATTTCAGAAACGAGTCATTAACCCAACGAAAGTTGGAACAAAGCCTTGTAGAGGCTGCACGATCAGGGCAGGATCTGATCCAAAAGGCATTGGATAATCTCGAGGCCGACAGAACCAATGCACGACTCCAGGCCCGTTCGCTTATCCTAACCTTTCTCATTATTGTCCTGCTTTTCGGTGTTATTCTAGCCATTCTCATCACCCGTTCAATAACCACGGCAATGGCTCAGGGTGTGGCATTTGCGAAGGAGATCGCAAAGGGGAACCTTAGCGCGAGGCTATCTTATAACAGCAAAGATGAAATTGGTGCTCTTGCCAATGCAATGAGAGAAATGGTGGCCAAACTCAGGGACATTGTTCAGGATGTAAACTCTGCATCGGTGGGCGTGCGAACCGGAAGTGAAGAAATCAGCAGTGCGGCTCAGCAGCTGAGTCAGGGAGCAACGGAGCAGGCATCAGCCGCCGAACAGGTCTCTTCCTCAATGGAAGAGATGAGTTCCAGTATTAAACAGAATGCCGATAATTCGACCCAGACCGAACAGATTGCGAAGAAAGTTGCCGAAGATGCGGAGACCGGTGGGAAAGCAGTATTCGAAACGGTAGCTGCAATGCGGCAAATCAGCGAAAAGATCCAGGTTATCAACGAGATCAGCCGCCAGACAAATCTTCTTGCCCTTAACGCAGCGATTGAGGCAGCAAGGGCAGGAGAACAGGGTAAAGGCTTTGCCGTAGTTGCCGCCGAGGTCCGCAAGCTGGCGGAAAGAAGCCAGAGTGCGGCTTCGGAAATTATCACTCTGACAAAGAGCAGTGTTTCCGTAGCAGAAGATGCGGGAAAACTCCTCGAACAGATCGTGCCGGAAATCAGAAAAACAGCGGATCTTGTTCAGGAGATCAGTGCTGCTTCGGGAGAACAGGATTCGGGCGCAAGCCAGATCAACCAGGCAATTATCCAGCTTGATCAGGTCATTCAGCAAAATGCAAGCTTCAGCGAAGAGTTGGCATCCATGAGCGAAGAGCTTGCCGGACAAGCTGTTAATCTTTCGGACACGATCTCCTTTTTCTCACTTACCGAGAATCGGTCCGAAACAAGGATAGAGCAGAAGAAAGCCTTGCCTTCGCCGCCTAAATCTATTCCCGCACCCAAGAAAATAAAGAAACCTGCAACTACTAAAAGAGAGCAAACAGGCATTGTCCCGGCAAAACCACAGCCTTCCCAGGCGAAAGAAAAAGCGAAGGATAAGCAGGAGACGAAGCCGGTAAAAGGTATTCCAATGTCGGCGATATTGGGAGACAAACCCGTCCCCGGAGGGCCAGATAAGCTCGATGATGACTTCGAAGAGTTTTAA
- a CDS encoding SET domain-containing protein: MEMNRNIRQHFLDTGLMWLTRPRLESEALRKLTPEFMLSLDYFLENREEFLALERLYGDDVRNGVLASFGIAPVDKDIGLGLFAAESLKRGDFVGEYTGIVREAREIDADEIDEAGHYPDDWAWDYPVDIPGLPPLEIDAVAEGNPLRYVNHSLFPNLHPDHFLLDGVWVIIFVADRDIEIGEELTIDYGDAYWSDGFRELVLREDELEKLGLRDHIDHME, translated from the coding sequence ATGGAAATGAATCGGAATATACGACAACATTTTTTAGATACCGGCCTGATGTGGCTTACACGTCCTCGACTTGAATCGGAAGCGCTTCGAAAACTAACGCCCGAGTTTATGCTGAGCCTCGATTACTTTTTGGAAAACCGGGAGGAATTTCTTGCTCTTGAGCGACTCTATGGAGATGACGTTCGAAATGGTGTACTTGCTTCCTTCGGTATTGCGCCTGTTGATAAGGATATAGGTCTCGGCCTTTTTGCTGCAGAATCCCTGAAACGTGGAGACTTTGTTGGCGAGTATACTGGTATCGTTCGGGAAGCTAGAGAGATTGATGCCGATGAAATTGATGAGGCTGGCCATTATCCCGACGATTGGGCATGGGATTACCCCGTCGATATTCCCGGCCTTCCTCCCCTGGAGATTGATGCTGTGGCGGAGGGAAATCCCCTTCGCTATGTAAATCATTCTCTGTTTCCCAATCTTCATCCCGACCATTTCCTCCTCGATGGCGTCTGGGTTATTATTTTTGTTGCCGACAGGGATATCGAAATAGGAGAAGAGCTGACTATCGATTATGGAGATGCCTATTGGAGTGACGGTTTCCGGGAACTTGTGCTACGGGAAGACGAACTTGAAAAACTTGGCCTCCGTGATCACATCGACCATATGGAATAG
- a CDS encoding TrmH family RNA methyltransferase, whose product MSEAKSDEALIAYLKQFVTTRRWERITSILEERTRYITVVLEDIYQPHNASAVLRSCEGFGIQDVHVIENRNRFTISSGVALGTSSWLDIHRYREDGAENTLKAVQALKAKGYRIVATSPHAQDINLEDFDISAGKSAFLFGNELEGASQQAMALADEFMKIPMRGFVESFNISVSCAIVLHHLSWKLRELDPSLWKLNEEEKGQILLTWLRKSIKSADSLEEHFRQQQ is encoded by the coding sequence ATGAGCGAAGCAAAAAGCGACGAAGCCCTTATTGCATATCTCAAACAGTTCGTCACCACCAGGCGATGGGAACGAATAACCTCGATTCTTGAAGAGCGTACTCGATATATCACCGTCGTGCTTGAAGATATCTATCAGCCGCACAACGCCAGTGCGGTCCTTCGCAGTTGTGAAGGCTTCGGAATCCAGGATGTACATGTGATCGAAAACCGAAACCGGTTTACTATTTCCAGCGGGGTGGCACTCGGCACAAGCAGTTGGCTCGACATCCACCGCTATCGGGAAGATGGAGCAGAGAACACCCTTAAAGCCGTTCAAGCGCTAAAGGCAAAAGGATATCGGATTGTGGCAACGAGCCCTCACGCCCAAGATATCAATCTGGAAGATTTTGACATATCGGCTGGAAAGAGCGCTTTCCTTTTCGGTAATGAGCTTGAAGGAGCAAGTCAGCAGGCAATGGCCCTTGCCGACGAATTCATGAAAATCCCCATGCGCGGCTTTGTAGAAAGCTTCAATATCAGTGTCTCCTGTGCCATTGTGCTTCACCATCTCAGCTGGAAACTCCGGGAGCTTGATCCATCCCTTTGGAAACTTAATGAAGAAGAAAAAGGCCAAATTCTGCTTACCTGGCTCAGAAAGAGCATAAAAAGTGCCGATTCCTTGGAGGAACATTTCAGACAGCAGCAGTAG